A region of the Campylobacter cuniculorum DSM 23162 = LMG 24588 genome:
GAGAGAGATTATGAGCAGTGAAAAGATAGCACACGAAGAAATTGTTCGCATTAAACTCAATGACACTCAAATGCGTGAAAATTTAATGACGGCTATGCATACTTTGCAAAAAAATCGCCTTAAGGTTATAGAAAATAAATTCGAGGATTGGGAGGGTTTGCGAACTAAGGCTAAAAAGGCTAAAAATAATGCTTTGATGAGTTTAAAAGATAGGCTTTTAGAATTTGAAAAAAATGCTCAAAAAAATGGTATGAAAGTGCATTGGGCAAGCAGTGATGAAGATGCTTGTGAGCTTATCTATGAGCTGATGAAACAGAAAAAAATCACTAAAATTCTCAAAGGCAAATCAATGGCTAGTGAGGAAATTGGGCTCAATCATTACTTAGAGAAAAAAGGTATAAAGGCTATAGAGACGGATTTAGGAGAGCTTATTTTACAGCTTAATGGTGAAAGTCCTGTGCATATTGTTGTTCCGGCTATCCATAGGAATCGCAATGAAGTTGGACAAATTTTCAAAGAAAAACTCGGAGCAAAACTTGAAAGCGAACCTGAAAAGCTCAATGCTATTGCAAGAGAGCATTTAAGGGCTGAATTTGAGGAGTTAAAACTTGGACTGAGCGGGGTTAATTTTGCTATGTCTAAAGAAGGAGCTTTTTGGCTGATTGAAAATGAAGGCAATGGCAGAATGTGCACCACAGCTCCGGATATTCATATCGCACTTTGCGGCATAGAAAAGGTTATGGAAAGCTTTGAAGATGCTGCGACTATGGTATCTTTACTCACTCCTTCTGCAACCGGGCAGTTTATCCCAACTTACAATAATATCATCACAGCACCGAGAAAAAATGGAGACTTAGATGGACCTAAAGAGGTGCATATTATATTATTTGACCATCATCGAAGTGATATGTTAGCCCATGAGGATTATTACGAGGCTCTAAGATGCATTAGATGTGGAGCTTGTATGAATTTTTGTCCTGTTTATGACCAAATTGGCGGACATACTTATCAAACCATTTATCCCGGACCTATTGGTGAAGTGATTAGCCCAAATCTTTTTGGGATTGATCAAACGGGTGATATTTTAAACTTTTGTTCGCTTTGCGGCAGGTGTTCTGAAGTATGTCCGGTTAAAATTCCTTTAGCTGAACTCATTAGAAAACTTAGGGCTGATAAAGTAGGACAAAGGCAAAACCCGCCCTTAGGAGCTGAATTTATGCATAAAAACAAAGGAGAATCTTTTGTATTTAAGCAATTTAAAAATTTAGCAACAAATGGAGAAAGATGGCGTTTTTCACTTTCAAAGGCTCATTATTTCAATTATTTTATCCAAAATTTCAAGCATTCTTTACCAGTCATTAAAAAATGGAGTGCCTTTAAAGAATTGCCTCAAATTAAAAAAGATTTATACAAAGAAGTGCAAAATATTCAAGGAGTGGTTTATGAATAGAATTGATGAAATTTCAGCCAGAAGCAAAGAAGATATTTTAGCTAAACTTGAAAACGCTTATAAACAAGAGGATTTTTCCCATCAAAGTAGCATAGATCCGATTGAACATATAGCCGTTTCAAATCTTAGCCCCTTAGAAGAAATGAAACAAAAAATGTCAGAAAATAAATACATTGTTGAAGAAGCAAGTGCGGAAATTTTAGAAGAAAAAATCAATGAAATTGTAGCAAATTACAATTATGAAAAACTCATTTATCCTGCAAATTTGACTTTAAATTTAGAAAAAATTAATGCGAAAGAAAAAATTTGCTTCGATAAAGAGATTGAACATTTAAGAAAAGAAGTTTTTGAGTCTGATTTTTCTATCATTAATGCAAGTGCTGGAGTAAGCTCACATGGCGTTGCACTCGTACTTTCTTCAAAAGAACAGCCTAGAATGCTTTCTTTAGCTCCAAAACTTTGCATTATCCTGCTTAAAAAAGAAAAGGTTTTAAGGAGTCTTAGTCAGGCTCTTCATTTAGTGAAAAAAGAAAATGAAATATTGCCGAGTAATATTTTATTTATCGCTGGTCCTTCAAGGACAGCAGATATTGAGCTTATAACGGTTTTTGGAGTGCATGGACCTCAAAAAGTGCATATTATTTTATATTGATTTGAGCCTTTTTTAGGGACTTAATTTTTATTCATAGTCAAGTTAATTTTGCTTTGTGTTAGAATGAAATTTATATTTAAAAAGGAGTTCATTTCTTTTTTGCCATAGGGATTAAAATTCTAAAATCAGTTTTTAAACTCTTTTGAAAAATTCAATCTCATTTAAATATAATAAAATGGCTTTATTTATTATCGATTTTTTTATTATAATGGTAAGTGAGTTTTAATTTTTATTGTTTTTTATGGAGGTTTATTTTCACAATATTTCTTAAATTCAATCGTTGATTTTTGAAATTTGCAATGCTTAATTTATAAGACTTCAAATATTTATTTAAGCTTAATTTCTTTAATATTTAGAAGTTTTTAGACAAAAAATTGTTTTTTAAAAATTTAAGCAACAACTTGTTTTCAAAAAAGGGCGAATTCTCGCCCTAAAATCATTTTTGTGCATCTTCTACGATATTAATAATCGTGTTTGCCACTCTTCTTGCGGTTTTATCAAGGAATTCTGCAGGTGAAGTGAAGCCGACACAAGAGCAGTTAATCTCGCCTAAGACATATTTGTCTTTGCCATTTTCATCGGTATCAAGGATAAAATCCGCTGTCCAAATGAGCGGTAAGTCGTAGTTACCGAGTTTGCTTTTAATCTCGGGCAAATTAGAGAGGAAGTAATCCACGAGTTTGCTCCATTGTTCAGGCTTATCATAGCGGTATTTTGCCCCGCTAAAAAGAGTCGCAGAAAAGGCGTCTGCACCTTCGGCTGGTTTTTTATGCACCACATAAATAGGGTCTTTATAGAGCATAAGAATACGAATCTCACCCTCTTTAATACGTGGCAAGAAAGTCATATCCACGAGCATACCATTATCGCCTTTAAGGTATTTTTCGCAAAAGTCCATAAACTCGCCAAGTTTGCGTTCCTCTACGTGATTATCCACCGCTTCTGTGCAGCGAATCTCTGCATCAAGGGGCAACTCACTCACGCCTTTGTATTTATCGGGATTTTTAATTTGCACACGCCAAATTCCTTCGCCTGTTGAACCACGATTTTGTTTTAAAACTCTCTCGCCCTTTGCAAGTGTTTTAGGGAAATTCTTTTTAAAATCATGCTCACCACCTGCTTCCCATTTAACTCCGATTCTCTTTGCTTCTGCAGGGTCATAATACGCCAAAGTATCCGTTGGGACAAGCTCTGTGTTGCGCAGTTTTGTAAGAGCATCCTTTGCCCCATAGCCTATCATGGCATCTGGATGAGGCATACCAATCACGCCATTTTCACAGAGTTTGCGTAAAACATCAAAATAGAGTTTTTCCTCTTTAAGATTTCCCGGATTAACACGTGAAACATACGCATCAGCAGATTTTTTTACATATTCGTAAATTTCATTTTTTTTGCTCTCATCGCGTAAAATTTCATCTGTGAAAAACACAACTTCTGCATTCCAACCAAGTTTCTTAAGATAGTCCATCATAGGCACAGTGTCTCTTCTGTGTCCATCGCGACCCTTATCGCTACCACCTACTGCTTCAAAAAATACGATATTTTTTTTCATAGTTTCTCCTTATTTTGCAATCTTAATAATTATTCCATAAAAAACATTATAAATAATTAAATATCAAACTCAATTTTAAAATAATTTATAAATTTTTTTTAAATATTCAAGTTTAGAACTTGCATTCAAAAGCAAAGAATCAGCAATAACCAGACGCACCATAGCCGTAGCCACAACGCTGCCTCGCACTCCAACACAAGGATCATGTCTGCCTTTTAACTCACAAAGCACATTTTCTCCCGCGATATTTTGAGTTTGTTGAGCCAAAAAAATTGAAGGCGTGGGCTTAAAATAAGTTTTTGTTTCGATTAAATTTCCATTTGAAATCCCACCTAAAATTCCCCCAGAGTGATTGCTTAAAAAGACATTATCCTTCATCAAATCGTTATTTTGTGAGCCTTTCATCTGACTTGCTTTTATCCCACTGCCTATTTCTACGGCTTTTACTGCATTTATACCCATTAAAGCGTGTGCAAGTTTAGAATCAAGCTTGTCATACAAAACCTCTCCAAGTCCTGCAAAAGCATTTTTCACACGCGTATAAACTCCTGCTCCTACGCTATCTTTAGCCTTTTTAGCCTTAAGAATTTCTTGTTTAAATTCTTCCTCAAGTTTTGGATCCAAACAAAAAATTTCGCTTTTTTGAGCAAAATCAAAATCAAATTCAGCACTATCAAGCTTTGAATTAATTGCTCCTACGCTAAAAATTCCACTCTGAACCTCAATCTCAAATTCTTTCAAAAGCATAGCTGCAACCGCTCCTGCTGCAACTCTTGCAGCACTTTCTCTAGCACTACTTCTGCCCCCACCTCTATAATCTCTTATGCCAAATTTATGAAAATAAGTAAAATCAGCGTGTGCAGGGCGGAATAAATCTTTGATATTTTCATAGTCTTTAGAATGTGCATTTTCATTAAAAATGACTATAGCAATAGGTGCTGCAGTTGTAAAACCTTCAAAAACCCCACTTAAAATTTGTGCCCTATCGCTTTCTTTGCGTGGCGTTGAAAAGGTATTTTTGCCGGGTTTTCTTTTATCCAATTCTTTTTGTAAAAATTCCTCATCAAATTTAACCCCTGCGGGCATTCCATCAATCACACAGCCAATAGCCATGCCATGGGATTCTCCAAAGCTTGTGAATTTAAGTCTTGTTCCAAAAGTATTCATAAAACCTCCAATTTTTCTAAAGCGATTTTAGCCGCCATTTGTTGAGCCTCTTTCTTGCTCTTAGCTGTAGCACGAGAATATTCCTTGCCTTCAAGTTTTAAAGCAATTTCAAATTGTTTTTGATGATCAGGTCCAAAAGCTCTTAAGGTTTCGTATTCTGGAGTTTGTCCCATTTTGCTTTGAGTGATTTCTTGAAGTTTGGTTTTATAATCTTTGATTAAATTTTTAGCATCGATATTTGGATAATTTTTTTGGATTAAAAACAAAGCAATTTCCTTAGCTGTCTCAAAACCTGATTCCAAATGCACCGCACCAATGAGTGCTTCTAAGGCATCTGAAAGTAAAGATGGTTTAGATCTTCCTCCATTATTTTCTTCAGATGCTGACATAAAGATAAAGGTTCCTAAATCTAAGCTCAAAGCAATCTTTGCAAATGATTTTTCATTGACCAAAGCGGCTCTAAGCTTAGATAAATCGCCCTCCGCATCATTTTTAAATTTGTGAAATAAAAATTCACCCACAACCAAATCCAGCACCGCATCGCCTAAAAATTCGAGTCTTTCGTTGCTGTAAGGCTTTTTGAAACTTTTATGCGTCAAAGCATGGATGAGTAAATTTTGGTTTTTAAATTTATATTTAAGTTTTTTTTCTAAAAGCTCAAGTTTTTTCATTGTATTCCTTTTGTAAATTAAGAGCGGCTTCTTTAGCAAGTCTGTCACATGTTTCATTTTCTGCATGATTGTTATGAGCTTTAACCCAAAAGGCTTTGATTTTATGATTTTTAGCTGTTTTGAGGTATTTTTGCCACAAATCCACATTTTTCTTGCCTTTAAAGCCCTTTTTGACCCAATTTTCAAGCCATTGATTGATACTTTGCACCATAAGATTAGAATCTGTAAAAAGCTCAATTTCACAAGGTTCTTTTAAAATTTTCAAAGCTTCAATAATCGCCAAAAGTTCCATTCTATTATTCGTTGTATCTTTTTGTGAGCCAAAAGCTATTTTTTCGTGTTCTTTATAACGCACGATATAAGCCCAACCACCAAAACCCGGATTATTAAGGCAAGAGCCGTCTGTATAAATTTTAATTTTCTTCATCGTTTTTAACTTCAAATAAAATTTTGCACCGATTGAATTCATAACACACCGGGCAATGATAAAAAAACAAAGGCATAAGATTTTTGCATTCTAAACACAGATAAGAAAAATCAAGCCTTGCTTTAAAGCCATTATCTTTTAAGATTTTAAGCATTTTTAAATGAGAATTTTTAAATTGAAAACCTTCTTTTTTATCAACCAAAGAAAGGGCATAAAAAAATTCATAATATTCTTCATCGTCTAAATTTAAAGGCTTTAAGCTTTTATAGAGCAAATCCACTAAATTTGAAAATTCTTGCTTTTTAAAAATTTCATATTTTTCAAATAAATATCTTTCTAGCATAGCATTGTCCTTAAAATCAAGACTTAAAAAGCTTTGTTGTTTTTGTTCTTGACTAAGATTTTCGCTTTCAATTTTTAAGGCTTTAATGAATTCATTTTCTTTAGAAATATCTTCACCAAGTTCAAAAAGACATTCTAAAAGCTCTAAATTTTCTTTATAAAATTTAAGTTTGAGATAGACAATTTTTAAAAGTTTTAAAGCTTCTTTATTTCGGGGACGAATTTTTAAAGCATTGAGTAAAACTTCGCGACTTTTTTCTAAAAATCCTGCCTTAAAATATACTTTAGCTAAGGATAAAAAAATTTTTTCCCGTTTGTCCTTGTCCGCTGTTTTTTCTAAGGCAATCAAATAAATTTGAGTTGCTTTTTCAAATTCTCCACTTTTTGTAAAAATTTCAGCCAAAAAAATGAGATTATTAAGGCTCAAACTCTGTGCCCTTAGTAATTCTTTATGCGTGTGATTGAGTTCAAATTTTTTGATAAAAGATTCAAGCTTTTGTTCCGCGTCTTTATTTGCATAAAATTTCCAAACATAGTTCGCCACAGCCACTACAAAAATTAAAATGGTAAGAAAAATCAGTCCGACTAAAGGGTCTCTATATTCTACAAAGAAAAAATCCATATTCTAAACTCTAAAAATTTTTACTCAATTATAGCCAAATCTTTGTATAATTTTAGCAAGGTTTTAAAAATGATTACTAAAGAATCCATAGAAAATTTAAGTCAAAGAGTTGATATCGTTGATATTATCTCACAATACATAGAAGTGAGAAAACAAGGGAGTTCGTATGTGTGCATATGCCCTTTTCATAACGATAAAAATCCTTCAATGCACATTAATTCCCAAAAAGGTTTTTATCATTGCTTTGCGTGTAAAGCGGGTGGAGATGTGTTTAAATTTATAATGGATTATGAAAAATTAGACTTTAGCGATGCTGTTGAAAAAGTTGCCAGACTTTGCAATTTTACTCTCTCTTACACTCAAGAAAAAAAAGAAAAAAATTCAAATCTAAAATACATTTTACCGCGACTTAATGCCTTTTATAAACAAAATCTATCACAACACAGAACAGCTCTTGAATATCTTTATCAAAGAGGTTTAAACGATGAAGACATTAAAAAATTTGAGTTGGGTTTTGCCCCTCAATCTCATCAAACCTTAAGGCTTTTGCAAAATGAAAAAATTCCTTTTGATGAGGCTTTAAAAGTAGGAGCGATTAAAGAAGACAAAGAAAACAATGAATTTTATGCAAGTTTTATCAATAGAATCACCTTTCCTATTTATGATCACAAAGCTTTTCTTGTAGGTTTTGGGGGACGCACTCTTGATGCCAATCATATGGCTAAATATGTTAATTCTCCTCAAAGTGCTTTGTTTGATAAAGGACGCATTTTTTATGCCTTCCACCTTGCAAAAGAAAGCATAAGTAAAAAGAAAGAAATGATTGTTTGCGAGGGTTATATGGATGCCATTGCCTTTCATAAAGCGGGATCGAAT
Encoded here:
- a CDS encoding LutC/YkgG family protein; this encodes MNRIDEISARSKEDILAKLENAYKQEDFSHQSSIDPIEHIAVSNLSPLEEMKQKMSENKYIVEEASAEILEEKINEIVANYNYEKLIYPANLTLNLEKINAKEKICFDKEIEHLRKEVFESDFSIINASAGVSSHGVALVLSSKEQPRMLSLAPKLCIILLKKEKVLRSLSQALHLVKKENEILPSNILFIAGPSRTADIELITVFGVHGPQKVHIILY
- a CDS encoding LutB/LldF family L-lactate oxidation iron-sulfur protein; the encoded protein is MSSEKIAHEEIVRIKLNDTQMRENLMTAMHTLQKNRLKVIENKFEDWEGLRTKAKKAKNNALMSLKDRLLEFEKNAQKNGMKVHWASSDEDACELIYELMKQKKITKILKGKSMASEEIGLNHYLEKKGIKAIETDLGELILQLNGESPVHIVVPAIHRNRNEVGQIFKEKLGAKLESEPEKLNAIAREHLRAEFEELKLGLSGVNFAMSKEGAFWLIENEGNGRMCTTAPDIHIALCGIEKVMESFEDAATMVSLLTPSATGQFIPTYNNIITAPRKNGDLDGPKEVHIILFDHHRSDMLAHEDYYEALRCIRCGACMNFCPVYDQIGGHTYQTIYPGPIGEVISPNLFGIDQTGDILNFCSLCGRCSEVCPVKIPLAELIRKLRADKVGQRQNPPLGAEFMHKNKGESFVFKQFKNLATNGERWRFSLSKAHYFNYFIQNFKHSLPVIKKWSAFKELPQIKKDLYKEVQNIQGVVYE
- a CDS encoding Cj0069 family protein codes for the protein MKKNIVFFEAVGGSDKGRDGHRRDTVPMMDYLKKLGWNAEVVFFTDEILRDESKKNEIYEYVKKSADAYVSRVNPGNLKEEKLYFDVLRKLCENGVIGMPHPDAMIGYGAKDALTKLRNTELVPTDTLAYYDPAEAKRIGVKWEAGGEHDFKKNFPKTLAKGERVLKQNRGSTGEGIWRVQIKNPDKYKGVSELPLDAEIRCTEAVDNHVEERKLGEFMDFCEKYLKGDNGMLVDMTFLPRIKEGEIRILMLYKDPIYVVHKKPAEGADAFSATLFSGAKYRYDKPEQWSKLVDYFLSNLPEIKSKLGNYDLPLIWTADFILDTDENGKDKYVLGEINCSCVGFTSPAEFLDKTARRVANTIINIVEDAQK
- the rnhA gene encoding ribonuclease HI, with amino-acid sequence MKKIKIYTDGSCLNNPGFGGWAYIVRYKEHEKIAFGSQKDTTNNRMELLAIIEALKILKEPCEIELFTDSNLMVQSINQWLENWVKKGFKGKKNVDLWQKYLKTAKNHKIKAFWVKAHNNHAENETCDRLAKEAALNLQKEYNEKT
- the rnc gene encoding ribonuclease III, which produces MKKLELLEKKLKYKFKNQNLLIHALTHKSFKKPYSNERLEFLGDAVLDLVVGEFLFHKFKNDAEGDLSKLRAALVNEKSFAKIALSLDLGTFIFMSASEENNGGRSKPSLLSDALEALIGAVHLESGFETAKEIALFLIQKNYPNIDAKNLIKDYKTKLQEITQSKMGQTPEYETLRAFGPDHQKQFEIALKLEGKEYSRATAKSKKEAQQMAAKIALEKLEVL
- the aroC gene encoding chorismate synthase, whose amino-acid sequence is MNTFGTRLKFTSFGESHGMAIGCVIDGMPAGVKFDEEFLQKELDKRKPGKNTFSTPRKESDRAQILSGVFEGFTTAAPIAIVIFNENAHSKDYENIKDLFRPAHADFTYFHKFGIRDYRGGGRSSARESAARVAAGAVAAMLLKEFEIEVQSGIFSVGAINSKLDSAEFDFDFAQKSEIFCLDPKLEEEFKQEILKAKKAKDSVGAGVYTRVKNAFAGLGEVLYDKLDSKLAHALMGINAVKAVEIGSGIKASQMKGSQNNDLMKDNVFLSNHSGGILGGISNGNLIETKTYFKPTPSIFLAQQTQNIAGENVLCELKGRHDPCVGVRGSVVATAMVRLVIADSLLLNASSKLEYLKKIYKLF